Genomic window (Deltaproteobacteria bacterium):
TGCAGCTAACGAGCTTGTAGAAAAACCCGGTGGCGGTTGGCAAATGCTTTCCCTGGCGATCGTGGCAGCACGGATCTCATCCGACGGTCAGCTCGGCTCGCCCGGCGAGGGCTGAACCAGCGCGCCGCTTTGTCGGCTGCGCGGCCTTCATGCCGCGGCGTAGTGCGCGATCTTCTCGATGTTGTGCACCAGCGTGAAGAGCTTCCACTGCGCGTCCACCTTCTTATGCCCACGCAACGTGAAGCGCCGCATGCCCTTGTTCTGGAGGTTGCCGAACACCGGTTCCACCGTGGCGATCCGGCGGCCGTAGATCAATCGGCCCAGCGGGCTGTCGATCTTGCGCTTCATCGCCTCGATCGCGGGCGGCGGCGCCGGTGGCGCTCGGCGTGCTCCCGGCACGCGCTCTTTGAAGAACACCACCTGACGTTGCGCGGTGCGCTCCGGGTGGCGCAAACACTGGCGGCGCAGCTCACAGGGGCCGCACGCGCGCTTCGGCGCCTTGAAGTGGGCGCCACGATAGCCCCCCGTGACGATGTCGACGCCGCTGCGGTAGAGCTTCTGCCCCGCTGGGCAGATGCAGGTTTGCTTGCTCTCATCGTAGACAAAGTCGGCGGGCGTGAACCACTTGTGCTCCACCGCTCCACTGCGGCGGCGCTGCTCTTTGCGGTGCCGCTCCTTGTACCGGCCCGCATTCGCAAAGGCCGGGTCCCGCCGCCGCATCTCCCGATCGGCCACATACGCATCCACGTCGCTGTGCACGATGTACTCCATACTCTTGGCGCTGTGGTAGCCGCTGTCGGCCGTCAGCGTGGCCTGCACAAACACATCCTGGGTACGCCCGATCGCCGCGAAGGTCTCCCGTGTCGCCTGGACCATCGGTTCGAGCAGGTGGTTCTCTTGCCCCTCGCCGAGCGCCTCGGCATGCACCACGATCTGGTGGCGGTCGTCGACCATCGCGACCCCATTGTACCCCTGGATCACGCCGTGCGTGGTCGCCATCTTCGCACTGTCCGGATCG
Coding sequences:
- a CDS encoding transposase — protein: MALSADTRPHFTTIAGFVSELEQEIVQLFRDVLLYCEELGLLGKEHFAVDGCKLPSNASKQWSGTHEELRERQQKMEKAAQEIVRRHRDRDEREQHGPVAEQDEKKLATYRTKIQKIKTFLLSAKKNIGPSGNERKSNITDPDSAKMATTHGVIQGYNGVAMVDDRHQIVVHAEALGEGQENHLLEPMVQATRETFAAIGRTQDVFVQATLTADSGYHSAKSMEYIVHSDVDAYVADREMRRRDPAFANAGRYKERHRKEQRRRSGAVEHKWFTPADFVYDESKQTCICPAGQKLYRSGVDIVTGGYRGAHFKAPKRACGPCELRRQCLRHPERTAQRQVVFFKERVPGARRAPPAPPPAIEAMKRKIDSPLGRLIYGRRIATVEPVFGNLQNKGMRRFTLRGHKKVDAQWKLFTLVHNIEKIAHYAAA